Within the Lycorma delicatula isolate Av1 chromosome 11, ASM4794821v1, whole genome shotgun sequence genome, the region GTGTTTTTAATTAGCTTATTTTATGTCTAATTAATTGATCCtttccttgaaaaataaattattgttttttgtcactaataagttgattttatttatggattttctTAAAGATAGAGTGGAGTTTAAAGGATAAGCAATAACTTCTATGATTGAGGTTATGTTACATGGCAAGGAAAATGATATctggataattaattaaaatattaattattgaatttgataataaaaaacctattaaatggtatttacattttgtaaattgcATATAATTACACAACAGTTTATTGGTTCTGCTTATGCAATTCATTAtggtaattatattttagtatttatttttgtaattttagaaatagtatctgtatttatttagatttattaatgtagcttttgtttattattattatttacgtatagAAAAAGATTGTGTGGAATAgctaaaatgattaattataattttatcatttgtgttaatttaactatttaagaatcctttttttcattcagaatattgttattttgcatgttattaaattaaattatgttttacacagttaattacaaacatttaattctagtattttatataaataattttatcgtgatgaaacaaaaacaaatgaagtGAAGAACAAAACTGATgataaattcagtttaaaaaagtaCACTACCCTCGTACAATACACTGCACTGTAGAATGAATTTCTTTGctgaatatgattaaaaaaaattctgtcagctgctattttattttctcatctaTAGCACTATGAGCTGGTATTGCAGCTCTAGCTAAAACAAGAAAGTAAgtagattggtaaaaaaaattcccaaaaattagtattttttaaaatattgtgtcttaagcagacatttaaaaatttttaacaaaaaaaaaattataaattgtgaataatctgtgaacaaatttttattccaatgcttccaAGCCCAAAAAATCTTATATCAGACAGACATTTGTGCGTATGTACTTATGCATGTTGGCCTTTATTTGGTCGTATAACTACACCCTGTCCACAGATTTTCATCAAACGTAGTAGACGTTGTTCTACAGGGAACTCTAATTTTGGTCCttgtataaattagaataaaatttttcaattatttataatatttctgaagTGTTCTGCAAATAGAAGAACTTGTTTTTAGTCAAAATCTTGCTTTCTTGTATTACCAGTTTACAGTTTGCTCTATTAATTCCCTTACCTATTCCAGCATCTTCTGCACTAATTTCATGTTAAACTGATGCATCTCTTCCTGGATGTGTTTTCTTGTGGTCTTATAGGAATTGGctgtattttcatattataatatttgtttttaaatgctaTGAAAGTACATTATATGCACTTTATAAGTCCACTTATACACtcaatttaattcagttattcaTTATCATACTAGTAAACTCTAAGGAAAGAGCTATTATTACAAGTAAATTTGATATTATGATGTATTGTTTTTTTCCTGGGTGCACAATGAGGTGTCGTTATCAGGACGtagacaatatattatttatattgtaattaaataaacaattataaatataacaattgaagattaaattaaaaactaaagcccagtaatataaaaaaacacctaAAGTGGAAAACACTTAGAACAGTGCAGTTTCAGACTAGGACATTCTTTCACTGACCAGTATCACTGGAAGCAGCTATTTAAGACGCTTTCCTACTCTGCCAGCGCCTTGTAGCTGtcttctttgatatcaaaaaGGTGTACGACATaatattcttaacacccttaaagAATGGGGCATCAAGGGCTGTATGCTTACACTTATcaggggtttcttaaatgaccaaaATTTCTgtgttcgtgttggagattcCTTACCTGGTAGCGTCACCATGGAGAATGGAGTGTCTTAAGGAAGTGTTTTAAGTACTGCCTTGTtttctatagccatcaacagtattactaaatgtgtgcagcTACCTGTTTCATGTTCATTATTTGTTGATGACTGCTATATATATTACGTcccgttcaacagccacagcagagatACTTAGTAGTATCTCTGctgatatagtgttctgtagtcaCTATATCTCATCCTGAAACTTGGTCCAGGGTTACCGGCTTCaccttttcacctgagaaaacaaaatgtgtagtcatTTCTTGGCTGCAGGACCCTTCCATTCGGCAAGTTTTTCTCAATGGAGAGCTAATTACTATCTCTCCTGATATcaggtttttaggtttattttttgatagctgcCTTACTTGGGTAAAacacatcaaacaattaaaaacaagatgTTACATACTGCTAGATATGCTACGAGTTCTTGGCAACACCAGTTGGGGAGCCAATAGGTCATGtatagattatggttgtgtcacctACTCTTCAGTGTGTAATACTGCGCTGAACATgttagatgctgtacatcatgcttctCTCTGTCTTGCTACAGGGGCTTTTAGTTCAAGCCCTGTCACTAGCATATTTGTTGAGTGTGGTGAATCTTCACTTTGGGATAGATGTGATCAACTTTCAGCATCTTACTTTCCCTGTCTTAAAGTGCAATTGAATCACCTGACTTTTACTGCAGTTCTTGCAAATTCTGATTTACAAAGATATGAAAACCATCTATGTTTCACTGCACCTATGGGTGTACGTACCCAGCGGTTACTACAACTTTGAAACATAacactaaaatgttaaaaagtaaaaataaaagtcaaaagtAAATGCACCAATGTGCGTATGATGCAACTGCCATTTGATTGtgtgccacatccttgtggattgcatttgTTATGTAGCCttgtgtcataaatttaaattgcccaggaaaaTTCGTCAAATCCTGGTTgaagataaagaaattttgaactggttatttttatttcttagagctattagtattttacatactttttaatagtgttatgtgttttttactgttatatgcttcatttaaaatttttattttcttttgttaggaGAAGGAGACGTTTACACTCCTGTTGgagttcattaaatttattttagttttatgtttatatatatttatttatatataattgtttttatttatttttaagctttttatctGCGATAgtagttacatttaatttttttagtgatattttatctttgttattagTTGTAGCTTTTTGGTTGCTTTGCAGttgttttagttataatttttgttattaactttttagtattttagttttttaatctagttttttgtaatagttcagtttttatgttaattttttttagtcttcccGTTATCTGAGCTTTGGGGCCCTTCACATGCCACTTGGActtcattaaattctttttatttttagttaaattttacgtttttagttttatgcttatttttaattttacttttatggctgtgatattagttttaagtgttttttaaaaataaatttttgctgtgatattagttgtaagtttttgttaaattttttaatttttaaggtaattttagtttttttagctattttttttttctttaataaaattttattccaagcAATGATAACGCCAAAGTGTTTTTTGCTCACAGAAAgcacaaaaagaaatgaaaaacaccTATGTCATATGCTAAAAGGGAAATAAAACTCACAGTGAATTATgtcattaataatatgaaaaaaggaaataaaaaagtagcttaaacttaatatagtaaaaatcaaatttttgcgTTTAAATGAACAGCCTtaggaaatcataaaaaatttgataacatcATCTTATATTTCCTAATATATTTGAAAGTTAACTCCTAGTTGCCacataacagacacaatccacaagTATGTGATGTACCGTTAGTTGGCAGTTGCTGCGAACATAAATGGGTGCATTAGTCTTAAGTTATCAGATATTCATGAGTGAGCCCTGGGCTGATTCTTTAGTGCAAGCCTGCAGTCTTCATTTCATCAAGGAACAGCAAGCCGCCTTGGCTTTCCAGATGTTAAAGGGATGAATTGATCTGCGCCATCAAGAATTTGGTGTATAAACTCGGCAGGTTGGTGGATCGTGCTACCACTCTTGTCATGTTGGCCAAAGATTCCCTTGTCCAGTATTACAATATTGTATTCGATCCAGTCCACTTTCTGAACCACCCATCTGCTTGGCTGACACAGAAGTAAACCATTATTACCAACTTAgataataaccaatttttttaaattttatttgcttccaaataaatttttgagaCACATAGGCCCTAAACATAAGGACAGATAGATGCATGGGAATGTACCTaatgaagatgatataaatgTGTACGATTCATCATTCAATATgcagagatctaagttctgcctcagtTGATCAACTGTAGTGCCTTGCGAAGAACATGATGAGGAGCCTCATGAATAGTGATTGGTGTTGAAATTGCCAATTATTAGGCAGGGTAAAGGAATCTGTGAAAACTGACAGATCATACTCGCTGATGTCGTAATTTGGCGGAAGGTGTAAGTTGCAGGTATTCATTTTAATTGGCGCCAGTATCTTCTCTGAGACTGCAGGGATGTTTGTCACTAGCAGAATAGGCACGCTAACACGATTTCCTTCAGGAAAATAGCCACACCTATAGCTTAGTTCAGTTAACGTAAAAAGCATAaggggaaattttattttgtttgtagaaCAAAGTAATTCTTAGAAAGAATCACTTCAATTtctaaaagttatattttgatagaaattttgacatgaaatgtataaatttcaaCGATTCATTTTATTcactatattcattttattttaacgtaattttgCTTAATAAACTGGAGATGTTGAAGCATAATGTGATTGCCTGCAATGGTGAAGCTCTAGAAATAGTATCTATTGACAGGATAATGCTTGAATGTTGGAAAAATGAGTTTAATTGTATTGTTTCATGTTTTGTagaattaattgtgtatttaaatttatttttttaacagcacTCGCAGGCTCtttcagcaatatttttaatgaacatttaatttatttcataatataaatgtaatttttttttacattacattacatttacattacattatacatCTTTaagaagaagagacagacttataagccacatactaaggcatcctggaataatcgctttaatattggaaggacaggtagaagggaaaaatgtgtaggcaggccacgtttggaatatgtaaaacaaattgttagggatgtaggatgtagagggtatactgaaatgaaacgactagcactagatagggaatcttggagagctgcatcaaatgactgaagacaaaaaaattttttttttaaaatgatgtgttactgatgaacaaaaatttttttaaaaaatgatgtgttactgatgaacaaaattttttttaatatttgtggtCTTATTGTGCTAGCAAAGAGTGAAATTAGTTAAATCAGGTTTGTGATATATATGCAATCACTTAGCCTTAAGAAACAAGCAAAAATttggtaaaagtatttttttgatgaaACTATATCTGACTGGTGTTGCTATATCATGCATTGCTtgcctaaaaatttaatttttaattataatcagtaAAAACCTGAATCATCAAAGAACTAAACGTAAGATTGACTTTAAGCtatgtaaagaaaacatttttaatgattgtagTGTTGTTTTCGTTTTCTGATATTGAAAATGCATATGACTACTTTTCAAGGTAGCTTTTGCAGCATCTAATCATTTTCAAGCTAAAACGAAATGGGCTTCTATTAAACCTTGGATTAATAtggtataattaaaagaaatgaaaagaggAATCTTATACAGAAAAAAGTTAGAATGAAACTGTATaatcaacaattatttttgttttataaaatttagaaaaaaagttaaggtatttatttaaagCAAGTTTTTGTTACTATGATATAAGCATGAGTAACTGTAACCacacaataaatgttttttgccTTCTATTATTTTGATCTTCTTTACAACTCATCTTTATCAAATCTTCCTGTTACTCCCCATTCTTGTTGATTGCATGTAGTTGCTTAATCAAGTCAGTGAATGCTTCTgtccataattatttaatactccTCCAGGCAGACTTCTTTTTTTACTGAGATGTAGGCTTTAATATTGATGAATATGACCATATCATTACCATATTCTCAGTTCTTTTCAATCAACTGTTGtgcagaaaatattaaatcaacagTGTTTATTCCTGGTGAAAACCATACTGTTCTTCACTCTTGAGAAAgacaaaatttttcttcattctgtTCACTTGAAAAGCAAACACTGGTACAGTTCTAGTAATCAGGGatgatttattattagttgtagtaattattgaaatgaattaCTAAACCACagtgatttttttcatgtttcagGGAGCAAATATATCCCAATTGGAGAGGGATATAGGAGCTGACCAGTTTCCTCCTAATGAACATTATTTTGGGCTTGTAAatgtatgtattgttttttatttacaactttgtGTGTAAATGTGTGTGTGGGAGTGCTCGAAGAAGAGAGTGAAGTTTAaggattttacttttaaattaaattgataatcgATTGATGATCGAGAGcatgattttgtataataaatgtcTTTTCATCAGATTTTTGCAGAATGGGAAGTAATAAAGAACCACAATACATGTTCTCAAAACCAATTTCCCACTTCACATTATTGTGGTATTTTCATTCATGTTgtcttatttatgaaaaaagacaATATAAGACAATGTTTATAAAGAAGTATACTTCTTCATTTTACAGCagccaaaaaaaagttaaaaagcttaattaaagaaaaaagtctaTCTTTATTATTCATAGTGTTTTAATTCTATAGAAACAATTGTTAGTTTCTGTGATTGATTGTTTTTACTGATGATAGTTGATTACTGGAGTCATGGATGtatgttcttttattaaaaactgcaatCTCTGTTTCCCTGTaacttttgaatgaaatttacagATGTCAGTGCagttttcttgaaattatatattattttttataagttcattcttttgtacatttgtataaatatttcttttgagtAGTGTTTCGTGAATGtagattgtaaaaatttgtttaaatttaaaattatttgttgtagtTTATAATATACTAAAGTTTGTTACTGGTTGCACCCCATAATTTTGActggtgaattttattttttatctataataaattttttttatttacattttttattgtttgtgtttttatgatgattattaCTGCAACCTGAAATATATACCATTAAAAAACTACAATCAACTGATCTATGGATGTTTCATTCACCACGTTAAAATCTAACAACAGCACTGCTATTCCTAGGATTTgtttaaacagataaaagaattttattctgcATGATTTGGTTTGTGATATACAACGGATTAATACAACCATTATCACTTTAACATTGCTGATTTTTATATGAAGTGTTTCTGTATGTCTACAACATTAGGAAATATtgcatatttacatttatagCATCATGATagcaaacattaaaattttaaaaacaaacctgTGATATATGTATAGTAAGATTTGaacaatattgatttataaaaagatataacatTGTCAATACTGTTTCATTCTGGGACCTCCGTTAAGTACTattgcagaggatgagatgaatgacaattttttgtagcatgtgaaaatatctatgcctgactgggatttgaacccaggacctccagaagaaaggctgagatgctactatTTATGCCACGGAGGCCAGTGTATACTGAGGATTAGCAGGGTTCACAATACCTAACAGTGAACACTTTTACTTTATGATAACTTGTGATCAGCAGTGTGATTACTCTGAATAACTTTCTCTAATACATtagtgatataatttttattttgtttgtacattTGTCTCAGATTTCTCTTATTGTTTCTAGTTTGGAAATACTTGCTACAGTAACTCAGTTCTTCAAgcactttatttttgtaaaccttTTCGAGAAAAAGTCTTAGAGTATAAAGCAAGAAACAAAAGGACTAAAGAGACATTGCTATCATGTCTTGCAGATTTGTTTCATAGTATTGCTACTCAAAAGAAGAAAGTTGGTTCTATAGCACCTAAAAAATTTATTGCTAGATTAAGAAAAGAGAAAGGTGAGCCATCTTCCTGTTGagtcattatattatatatatgtatatttaattttatatgaaatataaaccactaaaacagtaattagataagttaaacttacaatATTAATCTCCAGTTACTAGTTTTTGTAGTATTCcccatcttcagttggtattaaattttatatttattacattaaaacaattttttaatggtttgtaatttaattcaaaagtatgttttatattttgaaattttgaataatattatgaatgtaCATGTAAATTTTGTTGTTCAGTACTGGAAtgttcattatcattatttaatagttgagtttttattgtttaaatatatatatataaagaattaataaattttatgttcacCACCATATCCCAACTTTTATAATGAATCTTTTTCTTTTGGAAGAAGTAATGatattaatagaaacaaaattaattttgtttttttaatttttcttttaatagtcaCTTTGATGGATAGGAgatgcattaaattttaaaataaaagtatactttttttaacaataacaataataattttcttagttaatttttttaacactactTACATAGGCTTATTTTAGGTCTGATGACAATGTAGACCTTAGTGAATATtactggaatttatttttaatcctttatgTTTCAGAGGTAGTGACAAGTTTGACATATTATTCTGAattagtttgattattttttattataattttttcctttttatttcttttacagaggAATTTGATAATTATATGCAACAAGATGCTcatgaatttcttaattttcttataaatcatattaatgaaattatattggcTGAGAGaggacagaataaaaataatggtagACCCGGCATTAATTACAGTCAGACTGATGTAACTGATGGCGATTGTTCATCTCAAACTGAACCTACATGGGTACATGAGATATTTCAAGGAATATTAACTTCTGAAACGCGATGCCTTAATTGTGAAACAGTAAGTATGTTTTTAATTCAGATATcatcacttatatttttttttttaaactttgacaatttgttgtcactttttttttaatgtaaaattgtagAAGTTTTGCGATTGAAAAAAACAGGCACTTAaagtgaatttttcaaatttatggatTAAGAGTAATAAATACATTCAGCCTTAGTAATAATTGTATCAATATTTCCAAAACTttacttttatccatttttttttttttgtaacaaactaaagaattttttgtcttccaaagTCAGTTCTACACTCAATTATTAATTGCTCATTGATTTGGAAGTTTATCTCTTGTATATCTTTTTTAAGTGTACCAATTAGATgagatgacttttttttttacagattgtttCACAATCTGTGTTGTAGCCTGGATTTTGAACTACTCATCTGTACATTTCATTCAGTTTGTGTTATGTCAGACAGTTTGTAGGTAGGTGGGTAAGCTACACGAATCACATTTGTTCTGCGTAAtcctctatttatttataatcgatgCAGGTTTAAAGTAGGTTTGGATAATTGTTATATGTTCTCAGAAAAAAAAGTCAAAGTTTTGTGACAATCCTAAAAATATCACATTAACCTAAAATACGCTAATGAGCATTTTATTGATTGACAGttctaaaacgtaaaattttaattcaaatttttcaatggCTGATGACTCTTTTCAACTCTGCCATTTTGCTTATCATTATATGGATGAAACCATTTATGATTAGTTTACTATTCAAGTTCAAAATTCACACTCATGtttttattaatggtatttaaattttttacagaattgtaACCTCTCTGAATTGTGATTTTTGTCAGAAGCTTGGACAGTGTTACCTTATAAAATCCTTTTTGTTAATTCCAGTTTTAACAGGTCGAGTTATACTAACAGCTTGTTGGATTTCATTAGTAGTTACTACATTGTCATTCTTATTGTAATCTTGAAGAGGTCTACATTCTATAGGTTCATCCACAACTTTTCATTCTGTagcagtttaaattatatttatatggtgattgaccaaaaatgttcagttttcaaAAACAGAAGATTTTTCTGATggtgcaaaaattgaaaaaaaaatcaattattaaacaattttaaacagcACTGCCAActtgagaatatatattttactttttgatcaGCCAAAATGACCCTTTATGaactaatatgaaatttttcttatttgttacagGTTAGCAGTAAAGATGAAGATTTCTTCGATTTACAAGTTGATATAGATCAGAACACTTCAATAACACATTGTCTTAGATGCTTTTCTAATATGGAGACCTTAAGtagtgaaaataaattcaaatgtgaTCACTGTTCTAGTTATCAAGAGGCAACTGTGAGTAtacttatttcttaaatttaaagtgTAGAGTAATTCATTAATTAAGAAATCAGGTAACAAATGTATTTGGTGTGTTCTAGAATGTTACCTTAAAAAGTTTATAcgatttaattgatttatttattttatttctctggtgaaatatagctagaataactttattttatgaaaatcttagattaacctaaaattttaatcaaaattttatttttttattttagcctttattgaagggttgttagatttagagaaaactttacttaagtaaatttcttATACTTATCCtgtatgtgaatatttttagaaaaaacttctttaaaacttatttcccactgctaaaaaatatatattttgcttctttttttttgctcaagtcttttaatttttgttattaacaactaggaaagtcatgcaatgctttgccatatttttttaacttctgtttgACAATTCttagtaaacatttaaatttttttacagattggattttataatgattaattttatcaattatatgaaaatttaatgtaaaaacagatcgtaaaatttattttaattgtttttattgttactactTGTTAAAAAAACTGTGCAAGAACactcttttcattaatttaatatgattttaatattttaattcttttttaatttggtttaatatttctaacaatagA harbors:
- the Usp12-46 gene encoding ubiquitin-specific protease 12/46 — its product is MQFIMGANISQLERDIGADQFPPNEHYFGLVNFGNTCYSNSVLQALYFCKPFREKVLEYKARNKRTKETLLSCLADLFHSIATQKKKVGSIAPKKFIARLRKEKEEFDNYMQQDAHEFLNFLINHINEIILAERGQNKNNGRPGINYSQTDVTDGDCSSQTEPTWVHEIFQGILTSETRCLNCETVSSKDEDFFDLQVDIDQNTSITHCLRCFSNMETLSSENKFKCDHCSSYQEATKRMRVKKLPMILALHLKRFKYMEQYNRHIKVSHRVVFPLELRLFNTSDDAVNPDRMYNLVAVVIHCGSGPNRGHYISIVKSHDFWLLFDDDMVDKIDQSAIEDFYGLTSDIQKSSETGYILFYQSRDGGETKSSPVETKVNGK